A region from the Arachis ipaensis cultivar K30076 chromosome B01, Araip1.1, whole genome shotgun sequence genome encodes:
- the LOC107619537 gene encoding uncharacterized protein LOC107619537, producing the protein MASWKKTIATPFKKACTFFNNNNQPTRENNNNNNNKKSTQTVEEEKSVMDLHGEVMACGYEDVRVMWSILDKSKSTAPCNITSS; encoded by the exons ATGGCATCTTGGAAGAAGACCATAGCAACCCCATTCAAGAAAGCTTGCACTTTCTTCAACAACAATAACCAACCTACAAgggaaaacaacaacaacaacaacaataagaaGTCCACTCAAACAG TGGAGGAAGAGAAGAGTGTGATGGATCTGCATGGAGAAGTGATGGCGTGTGGGTATGAAGATGTTCGTGTAATGTGGTCAATATTGGATAAGTCAAAGTCCACAGCACCCTGCAACATAACCTCCTCATGA